In the genome of Terriglobia bacterium, the window GATCGGAAGCAGGAACACAAAAAGCACAACAGACACAAGAACAGCCAACTCCTGTGCTTTTTGTGTCCTCTTGTGCGTCTTGTATTTATTCCCCATTACTGGTGGTCTAGTTAAGGAATTCAGCCACGATATTGTACACATTTTTCAAGGCATCTTCCAACTTTTCAGAATCTTTCCCGCCCGCCTGGGCAAAGTCCGGCCGGCCGCCGCCGCTGCCTCCGATGAGTTCAGCGACTTTCTTGATGATCTTTCCCGCGTGGAGGCGTTTTTGCAGGTCCGGAGAGACGACCGCCACCAGGGAAGCTTTGCCATTAGAGGCTAAACCGAGGACAACCACCCCGGAACCAATTTTTGATCCTGTATTTTCAGCAAGTTCCCGGAGCATCGACGCGTCGACGCCCTCGACTTTTCTGGAGATTACAGCCACGCCCTGAACATCCCTGGGCGCCTCGACCAGGTTTCCGATCTGGGAATTGGCGGATTTCCGCTTCAAGTCTTCCAGTTCATTCTCCAGTTCCCGCTGTTGATCGAGCAGGCGCGTGATGGCGCGGGTCAACTCGGTGCGGGGGGCGCGCAGCGTATGCGCCAGTTCCTGGAGCAGG includes:
- a CDS encoding DHHA1 domain-containing protein; its protein translation is AVAEGALAFFGEKYLQQVRVVSIPGVSMELCGGTHTKMTGDVGLFKIVGESSIASGIRRIEALTGFGTYLRLEEDENLLQELAHTLRAPRTELTRAITRLLDQQRELENELEDLKRKSANSQIGNLVEAPRDVQGVAVISRKVEGVDASMLRELAENTGSKIGSGVVVLGLASNGKASLVAVVSPDLQKRLHAGKIIKKVAELIGGSGGGRPDFAQAGGKDSEKLEDALKNVYNIVAEFLN